The following coding sequences lie in one Candidatus Bathyarchaeota archaeon genomic window:
- a CDS encoding NUDIX hydrolase: MRFRVAMVLLEGGRILVANHFDGSESYWVLPGGALENGETLEECAIREVKEETGLKTKVKKLLFVDEGLSEDRHVVVTNITFLGEIIGGKLNPKPEGYFREARFIDVNQLDEINFYPRITAKLLKEAYSNNFKIETKYFFHKYK, encoded by the coding sequence ATGCGGTTCAGAGTTGCGATGGTTTTGTTGGAAGGGGGGAGGATTTTGGTTGCTAATCATTTTGATGGAAGTGAGTCCTACTGGGTGTTGCCGGGAGGTGCCTTAGAGAACGGGGAAACATTGGAGGAATGTGCCATTCGTGAGGTGAAGGAAGAAACTGGTTTGAAAACCAAAGTCAAGAAACTCCTATTTGTTGATGAAGGACTTTCTGAAGATAGGCATGTGGTGGTGACCAACATCACATTTTTGGGCGAAATAATCGGTGGAAAACTAAATCCCAAGCCTGAAGGATACTTTAGAGAAGCACGGTTTATTGACGTTAATCAACTGGATGAGATCAACTTCTATCCGAGAATCACCGCGAAGCTGCTTAAAGAGGCGTACTCAAATAACTTCAAGATAGAAACAAAATACTTCTTTCACAAATACAAGTGA